A window of Dehalococcoidia bacterium contains these coding sequences:
- a CDS encoding D-alanine--D-alanine ligase yields MLIGLAYDLKDDIDAGGDFPEDALEEYDSIKVVRAISRSLRSLGHRTVNLGGGRKFLVNILKTKVDLVFNIAEGRGNLRSREAQVPAALEMLNIPYTGSDPLTLAATLDKPLAKQIVGYAGVSTPPWITVECREDIKAIKEQTIALPAFVKPAFEGSSKGIRLTSHVNTAGQARAAASALLRRYDQPVIIEKYIDGEEITMGITGNNPPSIVGIMRVVPKRKYKTFVYSLEIKRDWRKLVDYECPAKLAGATLKRISEAGIKAYRALGCRDCARVDFRVTSSGVPYFLEINPLPGLNPDSGDLPIMSRKMGWTYQQLIRTILESALARSRLCL; encoded by the coding sequence ATGCTAATCGGCCTTGCCTACGACCTCAAGGACGACATAGACGCGGGCGGGGATTTCCCTGAGGATGCACTCGAAGAATACGATTCGATCAAGGTCGTCAGGGCTATATCACGCAGCCTGCGCTCGCTGGGACACCGGACGGTCAATCTCGGGGGAGGGCGCAAGTTCCTCGTTAATATCCTGAAGACAAAGGTCGACCTCGTTTTTAACATCGCCGAAGGGAGAGGCAACCTGCGCAGCCGTGAGGCCCAGGTGCCAGCCGCACTTGAGATGCTGAATATTCCCTATACTGGTTCAGATCCGCTGACCCTGGCCGCAACCCTGGATAAACCTCTGGCCAAACAAATAGTCGGCTACGCCGGCGTCTCCACACCCCCCTGGATAACGGTTGAATGCCGGGAGGATATCAAGGCAATCAAAGAGCAGACTATTGCTTTGCCTGCATTCGTCAAGCCCGCTTTCGAAGGTTCAAGCAAGGGTATCAGGTTGACCTCTCATGTAAATACGGCCGGCCAGGCCCGGGCTGCCGCCAGCGCTCTGCTACGCAGGTACGATCAGCCCGTAATCATAGAGAAATATATCGATGGCGAGGAGATCACGATGGGAATAACCGGCAACAATCCTCCCTCCATCGTTGGTATAATGCGGGTGGTGCCGAAGAGAAAATACAAAACATTCGTCTACTCACTGGAAATCAAGCGTGACTGGCGCAAACTGGTGGATTATGAATGCCCGGCCAAACTTGCAGGGGCAACGCTTAAGCGCATCAGTGAAGCCGGCATCAAGGCTTACAGGGCGCTGGGCTGCCGCGACTGTGCGCGCGTCGATTTTCGCGTGACATCGAGCGGCGTCCCTTACTTTCTGGAGATTAATCCTTTGCCCGGTCTTAATCCTGATTCAGGAGACCTGCCCATCATGTCTCGCAAAATGGGCTGGACCTATCAGCAGCTGATCCGGACAATACTGGAATCCGCACTGGCGAGGAGTCGATTATGCCTTTAA
- a CDS encoding ATP-grasp domain-containing protein, whose protein sequence is MPLRIAIIYNDPPGQVIIPNGEEEATTGVLEEVVAVKKALISRGHEIEKVPLRPPLEGVPHVLRNIQADVIFNLFEGFEDQPHSEPVVARMMEDMGLSFTGNPSSVLDLTLDKAAFKNVLRDAGIETPDFMVLTPADVRDFRLRFPCIVKPRDEDASHGLSPENVVSDMEQLKEQVVRISSRFRGSALVEEFIDGREFNASILGNSVHELIEISEIVYTLPPGLPRILTFDSKWYEETDYYINTAVSCPAEVDADLRERITKTVLASCRAAGCRGYARVDMRQDVDGSIKVLEVNANPDITPELGIALQADVRGMTYADLMQKIVDLALE, encoded by the coding sequence ATGCCTTTAAGAATTGCCATTATTTATAACGATCCTCCGGGTCAGGTCATTATTCCCAATGGGGAAGAGGAAGCCACGACCGGTGTCCTGGAGGAGGTCGTGGCCGTCAAGAAAGCTCTTATCAGCCGGGGGCATGAGATCGAAAAAGTCCCTCTGAGACCTCCGCTGGAGGGTGTTCCGCACGTACTGCGCAACATTCAGGCCGATGTTATCTTCAACCTTTTCGAGGGTTTCGAAGACCAGCCTCATTCGGAGCCGGTGGTGGCACGCATGATGGAAGACATGGGGCTCTCTTTCACGGGCAATCCTTCCAGCGTGCTGGACCTGACTCTGGATAAGGCGGCTTTTAAAAACGTTTTACGTGATGCAGGCATAGAAACGCCCGACTTTATGGTACTGACTCCGGCCGATGTTCGCGATTTCCGGCTCAGATTTCCCTGCATTGTGAAGCCGAGAGATGAGGATGCCAGCCACGGGCTTTCGCCGGAAAATGTCGTATCAGATATGGAGCAGTTGAAGGAACAGGTTGTCCGGATCAGCAGCCGCTTTCGGGGCAGCGCTCTGGTGGAAGAATTTATAGACGGCCGCGAGTTCAATGCATCTATCCTGGGAAACTCCGTGCACGAGCTGATTGAGATCTCCGAGATCGTCTATACTCTGCCGCCGGGCCTGCCGCGCATATTGACATTCGATTCAAAATGGTACGAGGAAACCGACTATTATATAAACACCGCCGTATCTTGCCCGGCAGAGGTCGATGCAGATTTGAGAGAAAGAATCACTAAAACCGTCCTGGCCTCCTGCCGCGCGGCAGGCTGCAGGGGATATGCCCGGGTAGATATGCGGCAGGACGTTGACGGCAGCATTAAGGTGCTGGAGGTCAACGCCAATCCGGACATCACACCTGAACTGGGTATCGCTCTCCAGGCAGATGTGCGAGGCATGACTTATGCCGATCTGATGCAAAAAATAGTCGACCTCGCTCTGGAGTAA
- a CDS encoding GNAT family N-acetyltransferase — MAVRIRGIVPSDRDHIIRVTDETGAFLPDELTVLGEIMDEYFNDPEGCGYHFLIAELEHDFAGYLCYGPTPMTHGAWDMYWCAVSPRLQGQGIGGTLFTMAADHIKNLGGRLILIDTSSNPNYAAARSLYITLGYKHVSTIPDFYNPGDHKETFWKAL, encoded by the coding sequence TTGGCAGTTAGAATAAGAGGCATCGTGCCTTCCGACAGGGACCATATCATCAGAGTGACCGACGAGACCGGGGCATTTCTGCCGGACGAATTGACTGTGCTTGGCGAGATCATGGACGAGTATTTCAATGATCCTGAAGGTTGCGGATACCATTTTTTAATAGCTGAGCTCGAGCACGATTTCGCCGGCTACCTTTGCTACGGTCCCACTCCCATGACGCACGGCGCATGGGACATGTACTGGTGCGCCGTCTCACCCCGGCTTCAAGGCCAGGGTATAGGCGGCACTCTCTTCACCATGGCAGCCGATCATATTAAAAACCTTGGTGGTCGGCTTATATTGATCGACACCTCCTCTAATCCCAACTATGCGGCAGCCCGCTCCCTGTACATCACGCTCGGTTACAAACATGTCAGCACAATCCCCGATTTCTATAATCCCGGCGATCACAAAGAGACATTTTGGAAAGCACTCTGA
- a CDS encoding bifunctional metallophosphatase/5'-nucleotidase, which produces MIRFRPSSVCFILLLITLLPAFACAPTVSTASQPAEATTLPISLTVLHVNDTHSYVIPHSMLLKVNGRDTVATAGGYSLLNSAVEDIRSQEKNVLLLHAGDVLEGTIWTTKFQGMADIDAMNAMEFDALELGNHDFSQNAQEAAALVKRARFPVLAANMDVSREPLLSGISPYVIYAMEGERVGIIGLITPDTAFLSYPGKNVAFLPAAETARKYITELDKLGVNKIIILSHLGYQDDVRLANEVAGIDIIVGGHTATFMGGPEFEQIGLKPEMPYPTEITGPDGNRVLIAHAWESNHLLGRIKLDFDDRGNIVGYYGQPFIFSTNNFMVEDTWGWNHLCPCRPEYSQIMNAVAKVPGFKIYWNSPDMDAVLQPYVKQVSGELNTIVATADENLLRGLNKGPGPLIADAFLWRAKGINPEVQFAILDSYNIRSDILRGAILRNDIEMVLALRQNLATMKIRGSLIKMLLEMGIDSHIKVKDPPPCFEISGLKMTIDMSRNSGERITYLQVRQADGTYIDMDMDSEYTMVTTDYLADKGVQPLINKVSWMGPLADNFKSWLKDYLRYADLNIRDVDAMSDYLAILRNVKNDTMERTIIIPPGR; this is translated from the coding sequence ATGATTCGTTTCAGACCATCATCGGTTTGTTTCATTTTATTGCTGATAACGCTTCTGCCTGCCTTTGCCTGCGCGCCCACGGTTTCAACGGCTTCTCAGCCGGCGGAGGCAACAACGCTTCCCATATCCCTGACCGTCCTTCATGTAAACGATACACATTCATACGTGATACCCCACAGTATGCTGCTTAAGGTCAACGGCAGGGATACGGTGGCCACGGCGGGCGGGTATAGCCTGCTCAACTCCGCTGTTGAGGATATTCGCAGCCAGGAAAAAAACGTCCTGCTGCTGCATGCGGGCGATGTGCTGGAAGGCACCATCTGGACAACCAAATTCCAGGGAATGGCCGACATTGACGCCATGAATGCCATGGAGTTTGATGCCCTTGAGCTGGGAAACCATGACTTCTCACAAAATGCCCAGGAGGCGGCAGCCCTGGTGAAACGCGCAAGGTTCCCCGTGCTGGCGGCCAACATGGATGTGTCGCGGGAGCCGTTGCTATCAGGCATCAGTCCATACGTTATTTATGCCATGGAGGGCGAAAGGGTCGGCATTATCGGACTGATTACACCCGACACTGCTTTTCTCAGTTATCCCGGGAAAAACGTCGCCTTCCTGCCGGCCGCTGAAACAGCCCGCAAATATATTACCGAGCTCGATAAGCTGGGCGTTAATAAAATCATTATCCTCTCACACCTGGGCTATCAGGACGACGTCAGGCTGGCCAACGAGGTAGCCGGCATCGATATTATTGTCGGCGGACATACGGCAACATTCATGGGTGGGCCCGAGTTCGAACAGATCGGCCTCAAGCCGGAGATGCCTTATCCCACTGAAATCACGGGCCCCGACGGCAACAGGGTGTTGATCGCGCATGCCTGGGAAAGCAACCATCTGCTGGGCCGCATCAAGCTGGATTTTGACGACAGGGGAAACATCGTCGGCTACTACGGCCAGCCATTTATCTTCTCGACAAACAACTTTATGGTCGAGGATACCTGGGGTTGGAACCATCTCTGCCCCTGCAGGCCGGAATATTCGCAGATAATGAACGCCGTGGCTAAAGTTCCCGGTTTTAAAATCTACTGGAACAGCCCCGACATGGACGCTGTATTGCAGCCCTATGTAAAGCAGGTCTCCGGCGAACTCAATACTATAGTTGCCACAGCCGACGAGAACCTCCTGCGGGGTCTGAATAAAGGCCCCGGACCGCTGATAGCCGATGCCTTCCTCTGGCGCGCTAAGGGGATCAATCCGGAGGTCCAATTCGCTATCTTAGACAGCTACAATATCCGGTCCGATATCCTGAGGGGCGCCATACTGCGCAACGATATCGAAATGGTTCTCGCGCTGCGGCAAAATCTGGCCACCATGAAGATCAGAGGCAGCCTGATCAAAATGCTACTGGAGATGGGCATCGATTCGCACATCAAAGTCAAAGATCCTCCCCCGTGCTTCGAAATCTCAGGTCTCAAGATGACAATCGATATGAGCCGTAACAGTGGCGAGCGTATAACTTACCTTCAGGTCAGGCAGGCGGACGGTACGTATATCGACATGGATATGGATAGCGAATACACCATGGTCACCACCGATTACCTGGCGGACAAAGGCGTCCAACCTCTCATCAACAAGGTCAGCTGGATGGGACCTCTTGCCGATAATTTCAAATCGTGGCTTAAAGATTACCTGAGATACGCAGACCTTAATATCAGGGACGTCGACGCTATGAGCGACTATCTCGCGATACTGAGAAACGTTAAAAACGACACCATGGAGCGCACCATTATCATCCCGCCCGGCCGATAA
- a CDS encoding CbbQ/NirQ/NorQ/GpvN family protein, protein MPHKAKRHDYKSHIIEEYYITEEPFYLPLKDEVSLFEAAYAERIPVLLKGPTGCGKTRFLEYMTYRMSQKERKRKDSSGQRDGIPLITIACHEDLTASDLVGKYLLEGDTTRWVDGPLTRAVKSGGICYLDEVVEARKDTIVLIHPLADHRRSLYIEKKGEMLEASDSFILVISYNPGYQSILKNLKHSTRQRFIAIEFTHPPRNIETRIIAHEADVDEDTAGRLAQLGEKIRNLKEQDLSEVISTRLLIYAARMIRQGIPARRACEVAAVWSITDDAEVQKSLKEVVTAIFE, encoded by the coding sequence ATGCCTCATAAAGCCAAACGACACGATTACAAATCGCATATCATCGAGGAATACTATATAACCGAGGAGCCGTTTTATCTCCCCCTCAAAGATGAAGTGTCTCTCTTCGAGGCCGCCTACGCTGAGCGCATACCCGTGTTGCTCAAGGGCCCGACAGGTTGCGGCAAGACTCGTTTTCTCGAATACATGACATACCGTATGAGCCAGAAGGAGCGCAAGCGCAAAGACTCCTCCGGGCAGCGGGACGGTATTCCCCTGATCACCATCGCCTGCCATGAGGACCTGACTGCCAGCGATCTGGTGGGGAAGTATCTGCTGGAAGGCGATACAACTCGCTGGGTGGACGGCCCTCTGACCCGCGCTGTCAAGAGCGGCGGTATCTGTTACCTGGACGAGGTAGTGGAGGCCCGCAAGGATACCATCGTGCTGATCCATCCCCTGGCCGACCACCGCCGGTCGTTGTATATCGAGAAAAAGGGGGAGATGCTGGAAGCCAGCGACAGCTTCATACTGGTTATCTCTTACAATCCCGGCTATCAAAGTATACTGAAGAACCTCAAGCATAGCACCAGGCAGCGTTTCATCGCCATCGAGTTCACCCACCCACCCAGGAACATCGAGACCCGGATTATCGCACACGAGGCCGATGTCGATGAGGACACGGCGGGCAGACTGGCACAGCTGGGAGAAAAGATCCGCAATCTCAAGGAGCAGGACCTTTCAGAAGTCATCAGCACCCGCCTGCTGATATACGCCGCCCGTATGATCCGTCAGGGCATTCCTGCCAGGCGGGCCTGTGAAGTGGCCGCCGTCTGGTCGATCACGGATGATGCCGAAGTACAGAAATCACTTAAGGAAGTCGTTACCGCCATATTTGAATAA
- the mtaB gene encoding tRNA (N(6)-L-threonylcarbamoyladenosine(37)-C(2))-methylthiotransferase MtaB, which produces MRRTATIHTLGCKLNQAESEALAADFASRGLTITTGNIADIVIINTCSVTHTADAKSRHLVRMLRALNPGSTIAVTGCYAERAGKDLIGCGADTVAGNRDKAALAEFLAIRPLHRSSRVFAQGSTRVRSFVKIQDGCDRFCSYCIVPFVRPIKFSVDADAVLDAIRSRAAEGYKEIVLTGTEIGSYSSNGLNLTDLIKLILHGTSIARLHLTSLQPQEITEELLALWQDRRLCRHFHIALQSGSDKVLKLMRRRYTTDIFRRSVEMVRASVPDASVTTDIIVGFPGESDEDFKNCLDFCRQLDFSALHIFPYSSRPGTAAAKMTERVSEHIKRQRSGIMLELAAGSADMFAGRFTGQTREVLWEKEVRSGSQIYSGLTDNYIRVYTGSSRDITNTISGTCLVGHIGDSGPSFIGRSKKRKQGGLWGRPLL; this is translated from the coding sequence ATGAGACGCACAGCCACCATACATACTCTCGGTTGCAAATTAAATCAGGCCGAATCAGAGGCGCTGGCAGCAGACTTTGCATCCCGCGGCCTGACAATAACAACCGGCAATATCGCTGACATAGTAATTATAAACACCTGCAGCGTGACCCACACTGCTGACGCGAAGTCACGCCACCTTGTCAGGATGCTGCGCGCACTCAACCCGGGATCTACAATTGCAGTCACGGGCTGCTACGCGGAGAGGGCGGGAAAAGATCTTATCGGCTGCGGCGCCGACACGGTCGCCGGCAACCGGGATAAAGCTGCGCTGGCAGAATTTCTGGCGATCCGGCCTTTGCACCGATCATCCCGTGTTTTTGCTCAGGGCTCCACCAGAGTACGCAGCTTCGTGAAGATACAGGACGGGTGCGATAGGTTTTGCTCCTATTGCATCGTACCCTTCGTTCGCCCGATAAAATTCAGTGTAGATGCAGACGCCGTGCTCGATGCAATCCGATCAAGAGCCGCCGAAGGATACAAAGAGATCGTCCTTACGGGTACTGAGATCGGATCATATTCCAGCAATGGACTGAACCTGACAGACCTGATCAAGCTCATTCTGCATGGAACATCTATTGCAAGATTACACCTTACCTCGCTGCAGCCTCAGGAGATAACAGAGGAATTGCTGGCCTTGTGGCAGGATAGACGGCTGTGCCGCCACTTTCATATAGCCCTTCAAAGCGGCAGCGATAAGGTACTAAAACTCATGAGGAGACGCTATACGACGGATATCTTCAGGCGGTCGGTAGAAATGGTGCGCGCATCGGTCCCCGATGCGTCAGTGACAACCGATATCATAGTGGGCTTTCCCGGCGAATCCGATGAGGATTTCAAAAATTGCCTCGATTTCTGCCGCCAGTTGGACTTCTCCGCGCTACACATCTTCCCGTACTCATCGAGGCCGGGGACTGCGGCGGCGAAAATGACTGAAAGGGTGAGTGAACATATCAAGAGGCAACGCAGCGGTATTATGCTGGAATTAGCCGCCGGCTCTGCGGATATGTTCGCCGGGCGCTTCACAGGTCAAACCAGAGAAGTGCTCTGGGAAAAAGAGGTGCGTTCGGGCTCGCAGATTTACTCGGGTTTGACCGACAATTACATCCGCGTTTACACCGGAAGCAGCCGCGATATCACCAACACAATCTCCGGCACCTGCCTGGTCGGCCATATCGGGGATTCAGGGCCTTCATTTATCGGCAGGTCGAAAAAACGCAAACAGGGCGGACTCTGGGGGAGACCACTATTATGA
- a CDS encoding DUF167 domain-containing protein, with translation MKIGIKVIPRSSREEIVKTDKGYLVRVKAQPQEGKANEAVVKLVAEHFGVARSQVRITSGLSGRNKIVEIRTDRA, from the coding sequence ATGAAGATAGGAATCAAAGTAATCCCGCGCTCGTCCAGGGAAGAGATCGTAAAAACCGATAAAGGCTATCTGGTCAGGGTTAAAGCGCAGCCGCAAGAAGGCAAAGCTAACGAGGCCGTTGTTAAGCTGGTGGCAGAGCACTTCGGGGTCGCCAGGTCACAGGTGCGCATCACCAGTGGTCTGAGCGGACGCAACAAAATAGTTGAGATAAGGACGGACCGTGCATGA
- a CDS encoding transglutaminase-like domain-containing protein: MTFNRNAYLQPSELCDFDTGRQIRQKLMELTAGCTTRQARFEKIFAFVKELPYGFEDWDLKASDILKKGWGMCSGKTNLLVAMLRSAGIPARYRVYRIKADSALWSRMSRASGLPVRLEELGDERDHVDCEVWLGHWIVSDPGRDSAMEKGILKLGGDLKRHVITDEKGREKYIRLAVIDQWARQRQSRRAFRRGRTDAFTEINRQLDQLRKLGSTI, from the coding sequence ATGACATTCAACCGAAACGCCTATCTCCAGCCAAGCGAACTCTGCGATTTCGACACCGGTCGCCAGATTAGACAAAAGCTGATGGAACTGACCGCCGGCTGCACAACCCGTCAGGCGAGATTCGAAAAGATATTTGCCTTCGTCAAAGAACTGCCCTATGGTTTCGAAGACTGGGATTTAAAGGCCTCCGATATCCTGAAAAAAGGCTGGGGCATGTGTTCGGGCAAGACCAACCTTCTGGTCGCCATGCTTCGGTCGGCCGGGATACCCGCGCGTTATCGCGTGTATCGTATTAAAGCGGACAGCGCGCTGTGGAGCCGGATGAGCCGGGCAAGCGGCCTGCCGGTGCGGCTGGAGGAACTGGGAGATGAGCGGGACCATGTGGATTGCGAAGTGTGGCTTGGACACTGGATAGTCAGTGATCCGGGACGCGACAGCGCTATGGAGAAAGGGATACTCAAGCTGGGAGGGGACCTGAAAAGGCATGTGATAACCGATGAAAAAGGCAGGGAAAAATATATACGGCTGGCAGTTATCGATCAATGGGCACGGCAAAGACAATCACGGCGTGCATTCCGCAGAGGCCGCACCGATGCTTTTACCGAGATCAATCGCCAGCTGGATCAACTGAGAAAGCTCGGCTCAACTATTTGA
- a CDS encoding redoxin domain-containing protein, with product MAEIVRKVKVGDIAGDFTLQDHNGSNFVLSAQRGKRVLLSFHPLAWTAVCASQMLSLEKNFKVFESLKTVPVGLSVDAVPSKKAWADNLGIKKIPLLSDFWPHGEVAGLFDIFREKNGFSERANIIIGDTGVIELLKTYPLSQLPDIDEIIEIIKGL from the coding sequence ATGGCGGAAATAGTGCGTAAAGTGAAGGTCGGAGATATCGCGGGTGACTTTACTCTTCAGGACCATAACGGGAGCAACTTCGTCCTATCCGCTCAAAGGGGGAAACGCGTTCTGCTTTCATTTCATCCGCTGGCCTGGACAGCCGTCTGCGCCAGTCAGATGCTCTCGCTCGAAAAGAATTTTAAGGTCTTTGAATCGCTCAAAACGGTACCGGTGGGATTAAGCGTCGATGCCGTACCTTCGAAGAAGGCGTGGGCCGATAATTTAGGAATAAAGAAGATCCCTCTGCTCTCCGATTTCTGGCCCCATGGCGAGGTGGCCGGATTGTTCGATATATTCCGCGAGAAAAACGGTTTCTCGGAGAGAGCCAATATTATTATCGGCGATACAGGCGTTATTGAACTTCTTAAAACATATCCGCTGAGCCAGTTGCCGGATATAGATGAGATAATCGAGATTATAAAGGGTTTGTGA